The Actinomyces sp. oral taxon 414 genome has a segment encoding these proteins:
- the glgX gene encoding glycogen debranching protein GlgX, whose amino-acid sequence MPCTLELQPAVLSPEDARDRTRLGATPVGDGTSFVVVAPHASAVDLCLLQTDGAGAVVSERRVGMHGPRRGAWGAHVSGVGPGQRYAYRVHGEWNPSEGLLANPRKLTLDPYARALEGTPVLGPEIFAHEVDADYNPLYVPFTPSALDSAGHVAIGVVTGPSFPVVAGPKVPEERTVIYETHVKGLTLNMLGVPPELRGTYAGLAHPVTVNYLKTLGVTTIELLPIHASFSEVFLLTRGRTNYWGYSTLSYFAPEPSYATRAARKAGPQAVLDEVRGMVSILHEAGLEIIMDVVYNHTCESGMSGPSLSLRGLDDLEYYLHAPHRPAQYIDVTGTGNTVDFRSTRAVQLALDSLRYWAGDVGVDGFRFDLAVTLGRNATEFHPHHPLLVGMATDPLLSGVKLIAEPWDVGPGGWRTGEFPAPFHDWNDRYRGTVRSFWLADVSEMTRGRPGSGVRDLATRLAGSADMFSHGEYPGGRGPLASVNFVTAHDGFTLRDLVSYDHKNNLANGEDNRDGTDDNRSWNHGTDGDVPEGIDAGPLEVLRRRSSRNVLGTLLVSAGTPMLLGGDEMGRSQGGNNNSYCQDSPISWYDWDLAPWQNDLIATTRFLLRLRDEHPVMRPAAFASGRPADGDEIADLAWYRADGEPMQGWTWHDPATRVIQMLRSGRTLGDDDLLVIINGSLDQVDVVLPDAHGKDWHLTWDSTWPVPRPHSAAFALARRVRRGPAAHWRAVNPEGARAARTGATDCRQDRPGDTTTLESLTMRIYLSGERLEPVAEPDPAPVPALAQDQ is encoded by the coding sequence ATGCCGTGCACGCTCGAGCTGCAACCCGCGGTCCTCAGCCCCGAGGACGCCCGCGACCGTACGCGCCTGGGGGCGACCCCCGTGGGGGACGGCACGAGCTTCGTCGTCGTCGCCCCGCACGCCTCCGCCGTCGACCTGTGCCTGCTCCAGACCGACGGCGCCGGCGCCGTGGTCTCCGAGCGGCGCGTGGGCATGCACGGGCCCCGGCGCGGCGCCTGGGGTGCGCACGTGAGCGGCGTGGGACCCGGCCAGCGCTACGCCTACCGCGTCCACGGCGAGTGGAACCCCTCCGAAGGGCTGCTGGCCAACCCCCGCAAGCTCACCCTCGACCCCTACGCCCGCGCTCTGGAGGGCACCCCCGTCCTGGGGCCGGAGATCTTCGCCCACGAGGTCGACGCCGACTACAACCCCCTGTACGTGCCCTTCACCCCCTCGGCCCTGGACTCGGCCGGGCACGTGGCCATCGGCGTGGTCACCGGTCCCTCCTTCCCGGTGGTCGCCGGGCCCAAGGTGCCTGAGGAGCGCACTGTTATCTACGAGACCCACGTCAAGGGGCTGACCCTCAATATGTTGGGCGTGCCCCCGGAGCTGCGCGGCACCTACGCGGGCCTGGCCCACCCGGTCACCGTGAACTACCTCAAGACCCTGGGCGTGACCACGATCGAGCTGCTGCCCATCCATGCCTCCTTCTCCGAGGTCTTCCTGTTGACCAGGGGCCGGACGAACTACTGGGGCTATTCGACCCTGTCCTACTTCGCCCCCGAGCCCTCCTACGCCACGCGCGCCGCCCGGAAGGCCGGGCCCCAGGCCGTCCTCGACGAGGTCCGCGGCATGGTCTCGATCCTGCACGAGGCCGGCCTGGAGATCATTATGGACGTGGTCTACAACCACACCTGCGAGTCGGGGATGAGCGGGCCGAGCCTGTCCCTGCGCGGCCTGGACGACCTGGAGTACTACCTGCACGCCCCCCACCGCCCCGCCCAGTACATCGACGTCACCGGCACCGGCAACACGGTCGACTTCCGCTCCACGCGCGCCGTCCAGCTGGCCCTGGACTCCCTGCGCTACTGGGCGGGCGACGTGGGCGTGGACGGCTTCCGCTTCGACCTGGCGGTCACGCTGGGGCGCAACGCCACCGAGTTCCACCCTCACCACCCCCTGCTGGTGGGCATGGCCACCGACCCGCTGCTCTCGGGCGTCAAGCTCATCGCCGAACCCTGGGACGTGGGCCCGGGCGGCTGGCGGACCGGGGAGTTCCCCGCCCCCTTCCACGACTGGAACGACCGCTACCGCGGCACGGTGCGCTCCTTCTGGCTGGCGGACGTGTCCGAAATGACCAGGGGCCGGCCCGGCTCGGGTGTGCGCGACCTGGCCACGCGCCTGGCCGGCAGCGCCGACATGTTCAGCCACGGGGAGTACCCGGGCGGGCGCGGGCCCCTGGCGAGCGTCAACTTCGTCACCGCCCACGACGGCTTCACGCTGCGCGACCTGGTCAGCTACGACCACAAGAACAACCTGGCCAACGGCGAGGACAACCGCGACGGCACCGACGACAACCGCTCGTGGAACCACGGGACCGACGGGGACGTCCCCGAGGGGATCGACGCCGGCCCCCTCGAGGTGCTGCGGCGGCGCAGCTCGCGCAACGTGCTGGGCACCCTCCTGGTCTCGGCCGGCACCCCCATGCTGCTGGGCGGCGACGAGATGGGCCGCTCCCAGGGCGGCAACAACAACTCCTACTGCCAGGACTCCCCGATCTCCTGGTACGACTGGGATCTGGCGCCCTGGCAGAACGACCTCATCGCCACCACGCGCTTCCTGCTGCGCCTGCGCGACGAGCACCCGGTCATGCGCCCGGCCGCCTTCGCCTCCGGCCGGCCCGCGGACGGGGACGAGATCGCCGACCTGGCCTGGTACCGGGCCGACGGCGAGCCCATGCAGGGCTGGACGTGGCACGATCCGGCCACGCGGGTGATCCAGATGCTGCGCTCGGGCCGGACGCTGGGCGACGACGACCTGCTCGTCATCATCAACGGCTCCCTCGACCAGGTCGACGTGGTCCTGCCCGACGCCCACGGCAAGGACTGGCACCTGACCTGGGACTCGACCTGGCCGGTGCCGCGGCCGCACAGCGCGGCCTTCGCCCTGGCGCGGCGGGTCAGGCGGGGTCCGGCGGCGCACTGGCGGGCGGTCAACCCCGAAGGGGCGCGGGCCGCGCGCACGGGCGCCACCGACTGCCGTCAGGACCGCCCCGGGGACACCACGACCCTGGAGTCCCTGACCATGCGCATCTACCTGTCCGGCGAGCGCCTGGAGCCCGTCGCCGAGCCCGACCCGGCCCCGGTCCCCGCCCTCGCCCAGGACCAGTAG